TTTAGTTATTGTGAAAAATGGCAAATTTTGTCAGGTTGGTTCAATTTAGTACTGCAGAGATTAAAATTGATGTTGAACATTAAATTCTTCAAAAAAGTAACTACATTTACTTGCGTTCAGTTTAGAACAAGtagaaaactttgcaaaaacaacCAACTAAATATTGCTGCATATTTTGGGACATAATTGTGAGCGTATTTCGACCCTAACcaactttattattatttttatatttgccGTAATGAAAACTTTGTGAAGATGAAATCAAAGTAACCAGCTTTAGTTATTATTCACCACCACCTCTTTCACATTTTTGATTTCAACAATGGCATTTCTATTCACAATACGTAGACCATTTCAACCTGGATATATAAAAACCACAACCGCATTAAATTTGAGCTACACTTGATAAAATAGATTTGTAGGCGTGTATACATATTTgacaaaatgaacaaaatatcAGCGCTTGGGCCAGTTTCGATTTTAGttgtgacactgttttttctCTCTCTTTGGTATAAACATTCACTTTAAAAATGCCAAACAGCTCTTCATTTTTATCCCACCTTTTCAAGATCACAGTCAACGCACATTGATGAATTAAAACACAGAAGCCATGTCCTCATGGCCAGCTAAAATGTACAAGTTGGAAAGTTCTTTTGGATTGTCAGTTGGTTTGCTTTCAAGTACAATTACCCTGCAATAGAATAAGATTGATTAgtgcaaaaaatatataaaaaaatagaaataaatgttttgggTAACGTTACTATCACGTCCAATATTTATGTATTgcgtaagttttttttatgcaGTCTGCTAGTACTAATAGAATGTGTTTTACGCAGAAAACTTTTGGTACCACCACGCTATCTGAGTATGACGTTTTCTACCTGTAGCAACTGAGTAGTCGAAATATTCTGCTTCTGTCACAAATCTCTTGCGTAACTTCGTTGTTGCGGAAGCTACGACCTTGCATTCCATGCTCGTGAAAAGCAAGGACACTGTCTTGAAGGCAAactggaaaaatatttcaaacaccCTTAAAACAACAGCATGACCAAATTTATTGACAGAAGCTAGCGTGAAGATTTGAATGGATTTATAAACTGAACACCAGTTAccatatttgttgtttttttaccaATATTTTTAGTGACAAAATCAAAATGGAGCTCAGAAGCCAATTTTCGACTTGACTTTAATTTTCCAGACATGCTAATGATCTTGACGTCTCCTgcaaatttgttgaaaaaatattatatcaaaacaaaatgaaacaaaacagGAATTTCTTAAAACTATACATAAAATTGTTACATATAAAGCCAACAACCTGAAGccgaaaaaataaaatttctatatttttttatgcaaCTGCATCTGATTACAACAATAAACAGCTCTTGCCACAGCAAAAATGTATAAACGCCATACTTTCAAGGCATATGAGGAGGGTGTCTTTCTCGAGTTGAGTTACATTCACCACGTTAAGTTGTTGGGCTCCAGTTGGCTGGTCAAACCAGGACGAGTAAGTGTTAAGGTTGACCGTATTCAAATGGAAAGTTGGTTGTGTTGTTTCTTTACCTGTCAAAAAGCTTAAGTTACTTTTCAGAATAAAATCAAAGCGGTATATGCTTAATGGCACCACAAGGTAATCCGAACTTAAATAGATTGTCAGCACCTTTCTAGGTATTGTACAGGTTTACGTATGATACTCAATGTAACTCCAGGCATCGCACTATGTACCTTACAATTACTACACGTCATCAATTACTAATTGCTACTAATTAGTAATAACCATACTCACCAGGAATAGTGTTATTAGTGAGACTAACCCCATAACACACAAGCGGATATTCAGCTTCTGGTGTGACCAGCAACTCGAATACTCTTAATGGGTGTGGCAAGGGAAATTCAAACAGCTGCaaacaaagttaaacaaacattaaacTATGAAACTCAACATCACATTGTTTTTAGCAAATTCTTTCTATATAAACCAAACAGATGTTTGCTATCATTAAGAGTATCTCCTTGTCAATAGCCTGACAAATTCCCAGAAAAAAAGCTTACCTTGATAAGTAGAAACTTGTGCATCGGCTCATACCATTGGAGAAGGACAATGGACTGCTGGAGAGCAGCGCAAAGATACTTGTGGCCGTTGTACTGGTTCCTAACAACTGAACACCTCTGGCAACCTTTAGTATCAGGAACTTTCATGGACACAGCAAAACGCCTTTAATATAGAAGGTAGCGGTTCATCAGATAATTCTCGAGTatagaaatttatttcttaatACTATGGGATTCTCAGGCTCTGAGAATCCAGAAAAGTCAAGAGAAACTGTATCCTTTATGagcaaaatattataaaagtGAGAGAAGAACTTTGCTAAACTTACAAGACTTATTCATAGCACTGATCACATATACTTGACATGTTCCGTTTAAATTACAAGGTGAAGGGTGTAATTACCTTGGCACCATCTTATCTGGAAAATGAATTCTTTGAGTCCTTTGAGCATTCTCGTGCAAGCCAACCAAGTTATGTGAATAAAGTGTAGGAGTCCGATTTCCTGTACATATTAAGGGAGCATTGTTACTTTTGCACCTTCTTGTGTGACTCTGCTATGTACGGTTGTACACTGTGTACAATTGCATATGCTAGTATACATTCAATCTTGTAACTTCTGACTATTACTTGGATGAATTTGGAACCGCTCAAATGTGTTATATGACATGATTACAAAGCACTTTACTAACTGCTATCTACTAAACAATTTACAGCGCACACTTTCCATGGTtgtattagaaaaaattgaaatcttGAAACCTGAAATGGACATGAGCACATTGCTGATCACATATAGCCAACTACACTTTCGCGGAAAGAGCTGCTCCATTGTATTCTCATGCAGTTCGTGCAAGTTGAGGGTGTAAATGCCCTCGTCTGCGCCGAAGAGAATATACTGGTCATGCGAGTCAGGATGAACCTGCAAAATCAGCTtcattgtcaaaattttgatcgatgtttgttgttttccgTGTTTTACGTAACTTTACGATTGTACTCACCCAGCTTGATGCGCAATTGATCTTGAGGGGACAGCCGTTGAATACCTTGGTAAAGCAAGCCCCCATCTAAAAAATAcgcaaatttaacaaaattgggATGCTGTATTACACATGCACAGCAACACGATTTATTACATTGGTATTAATACAATCATCAGTGTTCCAGGATCAGTGATTAATTTTGAGCAATGACAAATTTACATGaacaaaaaagtagtttgatTTACTCACATGCACTTTGGGGGTTGGGGGAAGGCCATTGATCATGTTCTGCATAGCTGGCTGAAAAAAGGACAACATTTTTCAGGGTCGTCCATTACAGTAACATGCTACAGAAAAATGAAGCCACAAACAAGCAAGCAAATTCACTAGCTAGCAACATTCACATTCAATtcatgacaaaataaaaaatgagtcGGCAAAGCATTGTTAGAACAAAGACAAATCTTTCCtgaaattgacaaaataaaacaatctcACAAGTGTAGGCTTGGCCTGTAGTGGCGTTGCTTCTTTTTCAGGAGCAGGGGCTGGTGGCGGGATCGCTTTTGTTTGGGCAGGACTCCCAGTAGGAGTCACGTCATCATCCTCTTCGGGATGGGCCAAACTTGGCCTGCCGATGCCAGCTGGTGGCGTAACTGCTCGCCCTGGCAAGCCAGACTCCTGCATGACTCCGTTAATTGCTCTGTGAGAAGGACGGACCGGTGGCCTGCCTGTCGCAGGATCGGCAAGTGGGCCGATTAGTGCCGGAGAGTTTCGTCGACGAGGTGGCACCAATGGCGGGTCTTCTTCGGAAGCAATGGGATTAGATATTGCACTGTACCCACTGTTATACGGAGGGGGTTTGGGCGGTCTAGATGGGGCATTTCCAGCCGACAAAATGTCTTTAGGTGGCCTAGTTGGGGGGCTCAAAGCGCTGGGTGACTGGCTAAGATAATCCATGCCATACTGCTTTGGCTTAAATAAAAAGCATGCTATTAACATAAAATCATTCAAAATCAGAAGCATCACCacttaaccaaaaattaaAGGAAACACTTGACTAAAACCACATACTCGCTTGACagcaaaaaacataaaaaccaAGTACAGTCGCCCTTACTTAAACGAGATAGCCAAAGCTATGACAATAGAACATGCAACATAATCATAATCCAACTCACCTTTGGTGGAATTGGTGGACCGGCAGCTTCAGTGCTGGGGCTATTTTTTATGGTTTTTGAAACACCATCAATTGGTTTCATGGTACCTCCTTCCCTACAAAGGCGAAATACAAATGACATCTACACATTTCCTTGAAAAATGAATTCAAATTTAAGTATCATGGTGCTTTTCTTGCAGACATGTAACtttgcacaaaacaaaaacttcaaaaattctttcaaaattttataaaagtaGCCTAAT
Above is a window of Clavelina lepadiformis chromosome 8, kaClaLepa1.1, whole genome shotgun sequence DNA encoding:
- the LOC143469562 gene encoding mitogen-activated protein kinase kinase kinase kinase 5-like isoform X2, producing MMINPAADISRKNPATDFELLQRVGSGTYGDVYKARHNATKELAAIKVIKLEPGDDFSIIQQEIIMMKDCKHENIVAYFGSYLRRDKLWIAMEYCGGGSMQDIYHVTGPLDEKLIAYVCRETLKGLAYLHSKQKMHRDIKGANILLTDEGHVKLADFGVSAQITQTIAKRKSFIGTPYWMAPEVAAVERKGGYNQQCDVWAVGITAIEFAELQPPMFDLHPMRALFLMSKSSFLPPKLKDKQKWTQDFHSFLKAALTKNPKKRPSSEKMLQHSFVTQDGLSARLGVEMLRKCKDPQLGDPGAILPEDDDEDELLIDSKRRIRSSKPEDRQIKTKSELIMGEVQFQPPMLRETEVEDTDDRWTQNEGSSKGHEAHFESEEGGTMKPIDGVSKTIKNSPSTEAAGPPIPPKPKQYGMDYLSQSPSALSPPTRPPKDILSAGNAPSRPPKPPPYNSGYSAISNPIASEEDPPLVPPRRRNSPALIGPLADPATGRPPVRPSHRAINGVMQESGLPGRAVTPPAGIGRPSLAHPEEDDDVTPTGSPAQTKAIPPPAPAPEKEATPLQAKPTLPAMQNMINGLPPTPKVHMGACFTKVFNGCPLKINCASSWVHPDSHDQYILFGADEGIYTLNLHELHENTMEQLFPRKCSWLYVISNVLMSISGNRTPTLYSHNLVGLHENAQRTQRIHFPDKMVPRRFAVSMKVPDTKGCQRCSVVRNQYNGHKYLCAALQQSIVLLQWYEPMHKFLLIKLFEFPLPHPLRVFELLVTPEAEYPLVCYGVSLTNNTIPGKETTQPTFHLNTVNLNTYSSWFDQPTGAQQLNVVNVTQLEKDTLLICLERDVKIISMSGKLKSSRKLASELHFDFVTKNIVCLQDSVLAFHEHGMQGRSFRNNEVTQEICDRSRIFRLLSCYRVIVLESKPTDNPKELSNLYILAGHEDMASVF
- the LOC143469562 gene encoding mitogen-activated protein kinase kinase kinase kinase 3-like isoform X3 — its product is MMINPAADISRKNPATDFELLQRVGSGTYGDVYKARHNATKELAAIKVIKLEPGDDFSIIQQEIIMMKDCKHENIVAYFGSYLRRDKLWIAMEYCGGGSMQDIYHVTGPLDEKLIAYVCRETLKGLAYLHSKQKMHRDIKGANILLTDEGHVKLADFGVSAQITQTIAKRKSFIGTPYWMAPEVAAVERKGGYNQQCDVWAVGITAIEFAELQPPMFDLHPMRALFLMSKSSFLPPKLKDKQKWTQDFHSFLKAALTKNPKKRPSSEKMLQHSFVTQDGLSARLGVEMLRKCKDPQLGDPGAILPEDDDEDELLIDSKRRIRSSKPEDRQIKTKSELIMGEVQFQPPMLRETEVEDTDDRWTQNEGSSKSLLRSVEEELLSRGHEAHFESEEGGTMKPIDGVSKTIKNSPSTEAAGPPIPPKPAMQNMINGLPPTPKVHMGACFTKVFNGCPLKINCASSWVHPDSHDQYILFGADEGIYTLNLHELHENTMEQLFPRKCSWLYVISNVLMSISGNRTPTLYSHNLVGLHENAQRTQRIHFPDKMVPRRFAVSMKVPDTKGCQRCSVVRNQYNGHKYLCAALQQSIVLLQWYEPMHKFLLIKLFEFPLPHPLRVFELLVTPEAEYPLVCYGVSLTNNTIPGKETTQPTFHLNTVNLNTYSSWFDQPTGAQQLNVVNVTQLEKDTLLICLERDVKIISMSGKLKSSRKLASELHFDFVTKNIVCLQDSVLAFHEHGMQGRSFRNNEVTQEICDRSRIFRLLSCYRVIVLESKPTDNPKELSNLYILAGHEDMASVF
- the LOC143469562 gene encoding mitogen-activated protein kinase kinase kinase kinase 3-like isoform X1; this encodes MMINPAADISRKNPATDFELLQRVGSGTYGDVYKARHNATKELAAIKVIKLEPGDDFSIIQQEIIMMKDCKHENIVAYFGSYLRRDKLWIAMEYCGGGSMQDIYHVTGPLDEKLIAYVCRETLKGLAYLHSKQKMHRDIKGANILLTDEGHVKLADFGVSAQITQTIAKRKSFIGTPYWMAPEVAAVERKGGYNQQCDVWAVGITAIEFAELQPPMFDLHPMRALFLMSKSSFLPPKLKDKQKWTQDFHSFLKAALTKNPKKRPSSEKMLQHSFVTQDGLSARLGVEMLRKCKDPQLGDPGAILPEDDDEDELLIDSKRRIRSSKPEDRQIKTKSELIMGEVQFQPPMLRETEVEDTDDRWTQNEGSSKSLLRSVEEELLSRGHEAHFESEEGGTMKPIDGVSKTIKNSPSTEAAGPPIPPKPKQYGMDYLSQSPSALSPPTRPPKDILSAGNAPSRPPKPPPYNSGYSAISNPIASEEDPPLVPPRRRNSPALIGPLADPATGRPPVRPSHRAINGVMQESGLPGRAVTPPAGIGRPSLAHPEEDDDVTPTGSPAQTKAIPPPAPAPEKEATPLQAKPTLPAMQNMINGLPPTPKVHMGACFTKVFNGCPLKINCASSWVHPDSHDQYILFGADEGIYTLNLHELHENTMEQLFPRKCSWLYVISNVLMSISGNRTPTLYSHNLVGLHENAQRTQRIHFPDKMVPRRFAVSMKVPDTKGCQRCSVVRNQYNGHKYLCAALQQSIVLLQWYEPMHKFLLIKLFEFPLPHPLRVFELLVTPEAEYPLVCYGVSLTNNTIPGKETTQPTFHLNTVNLNTYSSWFDQPTGAQQLNVVNVTQLEKDTLLICLERDVKIISMSGKLKSSRKLASELHFDFVTKNIVCLQDSVLAFHEHGMQGRSFRNNEVTQEICDRSRIFRLLSCYRVIVLESKPTDNPKELSNLYILAGHEDMASVF
- the LOC143469562 gene encoding mitogen-activated protein kinase kinase kinase kinase 5-like isoform X4, producing MMINPAADISRKNPATDFELLQRVGSGTYGDVYKARHNATKELAAIKVIKLEPGDDFSIIQQEIIMMKDCKHENIVAYFGSYLRRDKLWIAMEYCGGGSMQDIYHVTGPLDEKLIAYVCRETLKGLAYLHSKQKMHRDIKGANILLTDEGHVKLADFGVSAQITQTIAKRKSFIGTPYWMAPEVAAVERKGGYNQQCDVWAVGITAIEFAELQPPMFDLHPMRALFLMSKSSFLPPKLKDKQKWTQDFHSFLKAALTKNPKKRPSSEKMLQHSFVTQDGLSARLGVEMLRKCKDPQLGDPGAILPEDDDEDELLIDSKRRIRSSKPEDRQIKTKSELIMGEVQFQPPMLRETEVEDTDDRWTQNEGSSKGHEAHFESEEGGTMKPIDGVSKTIKNSPSTEAAGPPIPPKPAMQNMINGLPPTPKVHMGACFTKVFNGCPLKINCASSWVHPDSHDQYILFGADEGIYTLNLHELHENTMEQLFPRKCSWLYVISNVLMSISGNRTPTLYSHNLVGLHENAQRTQRIHFPDKMVPRRFAVSMKVPDTKGCQRCSVVRNQYNGHKYLCAALQQSIVLLQWYEPMHKFLLIKLFEFPLPHPLRVFELLVTPEAEYPLVCYGVSLTNNTIPGKETTQPTFHLNTVNLNTYSSWFDQPTGAQQLNVVNVTQLEKDTLLICLERDVKIISMSGKLKSSRKLASELHFDFVTKNIVCLQDSVLAFHEHGMQGRSFRNNEVTQEICDRSRIFRLLSCYRVIVLESKPTDNPKELSNLYILAGHEDMASVF
- the LOC143469562 gene encoding mitogen-activated protein kinase kinase kinase kinase 5-like isoform X6, coding for MMINPAADISRKNPATDFELLQRVGSGTYGDVYKARHNATKELAAIKVIKLEPGDDFSIIQQEIIMMKDCKHENIVAYFGSYLRRDKLWIAMEYCGGGSMQDIYHVTGPLDEKLIAYVCRETLKGLAYLHSKQKMHRDIKGANILLTDEGHVKLADFGVSAQITQTIAKRKSFIGTPYWMAPEVAAVERKGGYNQQCDVWAVGITAIEFAELQPPMFDLHPMRALFLMSKSSFLPPKLKDKQKWTQDFHSFLKAALTKNPKKRPSSEKMLQHSFVTQDGLSARLGVEMLRKCKDPQLGDPGAILPEDDDEDELLIDSKRRIRSSKPEDRQIKTKSELIMGEVQFQPPMLRETEVEDTDDRWTQNEGSSKGHEAHFESEEGGTMKPIDGVSKTIKNSPSTEAAGPPIPPKMGACFTKVFNGCPLKINCASSWVHPDSHDQYILFGADEGIYTLNLHELHENTMEQLFPRKCSWLYVISNVLMSISGNRTPTLYSHNLVGLHENAQRTQRIHFPDKMVPRRFAVSMKVPDTKGCQRCSVVRNQYNGHKYLCAALQQSIVLLQWYEPMHKFLLIKLFEFPLPHPLRVFELLVTPEAEYPLVCYGVSLTNNTIPGKETTQPTFHLNTVNLNTYSSWFDQPTGAQQLNVVNVTQLEKDTLLICLERDVKIISMSGKLKSSRKLASELHFDFVTKNIVCLQDSVLAFHEHGMQGRSFRNNEVTQEICDRSRIFRLLSCYRVIVLESKPTDNPKELSNLYILAGHEDMASVF